From the Lysobacter soyae genome, the window CGCACTTCATCGAACTTTGCAATCAGCGCAAGATCCCGTTGGTGTTCCTGCAAAACATCACCGGCTTCATGGTCGGCAAGAAATATGAAAACGCGGGCATTGCCCGTGACGGCGCCAAGATGGTGACAGCCGTCGCCTGTTCCAGTGTGCCGAAATTCACCGTGGTCATCGGTGGCAGTTTCGGCGCCGGCAACTATGCGATGTGCGGCCGGGCATACGGCGGACGTTTCCTCTGGATGTGGCCGAACGCACGCATCAGCGTGATGGGTGGCGAACAAGCGGCCAGTGTTTTGGCCACGGTCAAACGCGACAGCATCGAATCCCGCGGCGGCGAGTGGACGACGGACGAAGAGGAAGTCTTCAAGGAACCCATTCGCGTGCAATACGAAGATCAGGGCAATCCCTATCATTCCACGGCACGCCTGTGGGACGACGGCATCATCGATCCCGCCGATACGCGTCGTGTGCTCGGGCTTGCGCTTCATGCGTCCTTGAACGCGCCGATTGAACCGGCGAAGTTCGGCGTGTTCCGGATGTGATCCGCAGACGATGATTGTCGGGATAGATCTCGGTACGACGCATTCTCTGGTCGGACGATACGGCGCGCACGGGCCTGAGCTTTTTCCGAACGCGCTCGGCGCACTATTGACGCCCTCCGTCGTGTCGTTGGACGACGACGGCAACGTCCTGGTGGGCGCCGCTGCCCGCGATCGTCTCATCACCCATCCGCAATCCAGCATTGCCACGTTCAAACGTTGGATGGGCACGGCGCGCGAAACGCGCTTGGGCAAACATCAATTCCGCCCGGAAGACTTGTCGGCACTCATCTTGAAATCTCTGATTGCGGATGCGGAAGCCGCAACGGGTGAAAAAGTCACTGAGGCGGTGATTTCAGTGCCCGCCTATTTCGGCGACGCCCAGCGCAAAGCCACACGCATTGCCGGCGAATTGGCCGGGATCAAAGTCGAGCGTTTGATCAACGAGCCGACCGCCGCTGCCCTCGCCTACGGGCTTCAAGAGCGTGTCGACGGGGCCACCTTCATCGTGTTGGATCTAGGTGGCGGCACTTTCGACGTGTCCATCCTCGAGATTTTTGATGGCGTTATGCAGGTGCATGCCTCGGCGGGCGACAACCGCTTGGGTGGTGAAGATTTCCTCGAAGCTTTGGTGGGCTTGTTTGCCACCGAAATGAAACTCGATTTGCGCGCGATCAGCCGCCCTGAAATGGCGCGCTTGCACGCGAAGATCGATCAAGCGAAACGCGCCTTGAGCACTCAAGACCGTGTCGATGTCGAGGTGGCTTTGCAAGGTGAGACTTACCATTGGGAGATCACCGAGAACCGCTTCCAACTGGAATCGGAGCCGCTGCTTCAACGGATTCGCGCGCCGATCGAGCGCGCCATTCGCGACGCCAAGCTGACGCCGGCGGATTTGAGCGAAGTGGTCTTGGTCGGTGGCGCATCACGCATGCCGATTTTCACCCGCCTCATCGCGCGCATGTTGGGACGCTTGCCCTTGCGCCATGTGAATCCCGATGAAGCCATTGCGCTCGGGGCGTGCGTGGCCGCGGGCATGAAAGCGCGCAACCAAGCGCTTGAAGAAACGGTCATGACCGACGTTTGCCCGTACACCTTGGGCGTCGGCGTGTCGCGGGATCACGGCAATGGACGGCGCACGGAAGGCCACTTCTCGCCCATCCTCGAACGCAACAGCACCGTGCCGGTCAGCCGTTCTTCGACATTCAACGCCGTCGAAGACAACCAACGGGAAATCGTGCTGGAGGTCTATCAAGGAGAGAGTCCGCGTGTGGCCAACAACGTGTTGCTCGGGGCCTTGAGCGTCAAGTTGCCGCCGCGCACCAAGGTCGCGGATTCAGTGGTCGACGTTCGCTTCACCTATGACGTCAACGGCGTACTTCAGGTGGAGGCGAAGTTGCTTGCAACGGGCAAGGTCGAAGAGTTGATCCTCCAAAACAATCCCGGTGTGCTCGACGAACAGGAAGTCCGTGAGCGTTTGAAGGCGCTCGAGGGCATCAAAGTCCACCCGCGCGAGGTGCAAGCCAATAAGGCAACCATCGCAAAGCTCGAACGGGTGTACGAGGAGCGCTTGGATTTGCGCCCCATGCTCGATGAGTGGCTTTCGACCTTCATGGCACATCTGGAGACGCAGGATACGCAAGCCATCGAACGCATTCGCAGCGAACTGGACGGCGCGCTGGCCGAAATCGATTCATCCCCCTTCGCATGACGCCGCATCAGTTGCTCGGCATCAACGCCGACGCCAGCGTCATTGAAGTCAAACGCGCATATGCGAAGAAGCTGAAAACCACACGGCCTGATGACGACCCCGTCGCCTTCCAAACTTTGCAGGAAGCCTACGCGCACTGTCTGGAATGGGCACAGCATCGGAACGAGCAGGATGACGCGGCGCCGATGGACGATGTCGCGCCCCATCATGACGCTGACGACACGCGTGAAGCCGTGTTCGTTCCCAATGCAGACGAGTTGGACGGGTTCGACGACACCGAGCAAAACGACCAAGCGTTTCTCGAAGACTTCACCGATCGCTTCATTCACGATCAGCCAATGGCAATGTTGCAATGGCTCAA encodes:
- a CDS encoding molecular chaperone HscC; its protein translation is MIVGIDLGTTHSLVGRYGAHGPELFPNALGALLTPSVVSLDDDGNVLVGAAARDRLITHPQSSIATFKRWMGTARETRLGKHQFRPEDLSALILKSLIADAEAATGEKVTEAVISVPAYFGDAQRKATRIAGELAGIKVERLINEPTAAALAYGLQERVDGATFIVLDLGGGTFDVSILEIFDGVMQVHASAGDNRLGGEDFLEALVGLFATEMKLDLRAISRPEMARLHAKIDQAKRALSTQDRVDVEVALQGETYHWEITENRFQLESEPLLQRIRAPIERAIRDAKLTPADLSEVVLVGGASRMPIFTRLIARMLGRLPLRHVNPDEAIALGACVAAGMKARNQALEETVMTDVCPYTLGVGVSRDHGNGRRTEGHFSPILERNSTVPVSRSSTFNAVEDNQREIVLEVYQGESPRVANNVLLGALSVKLPPRTKVADSVVDVRFTYDVNGVLQVEAKLLATGKVEELILQNNPGVLDEQEVRERLKALEGIKVHPREVQANKATIAKLERVYEERLDLRPMLDEWLSTFMAHLETQDTQAIERIRSELDGALAEIDSSPFA